A part of Melittangium boletus DSM 14713 genomic DNA contains:
- a CDS encoding choice-of-anchor D domain-containing protein produces the protein MKIRSVVAVMCLALLAACGPEESTLAPKEPAEETSAAPAPRISFSLPEGQHAIDTAPTIDFGQVRVGTLSVQALVLANKGSTPTRIESIQLSGGTAFALDFMPALPFTLQPQSTLTLELRFQPSSRGQVAQTLTITSNDPANPTVAVSLQGAGVAPQLVVEPSPILEFGDVRVGSSKESIVTLSNKGTAPLLLTSLSIQGPPFVLLSPPPSPFVLAPFQSISLKVRFVPTAEMAFRAQLLVTTDDPAYSTIPIAVSGRGVKPVLVASTLSLDFGTALVGTSVAQTVRLQNVGSGDATISSTFLTGSSDFSLSLPPSEFVLAPGQIMEILVKYHPTQAGPVTGTLFFNTDEGAPPFIIDLKGQGSGGTGTDTALVWAPSALDFGAQRKGTTSTRLLTVTNEGTSPRILTSVALDGNAYPVFASTTLPMLPFFLAPGSSVQFQVTFNPVAAGAFASALTLTTTDPLNPISTVALTGTGTGTSFSAD, from the coding sequence ATGAAGATACGAAGTGTCGTGGCCGTGATGTGCTTGGCGTTGCTGGCGGCGTGTGGGCCCGAGGAGTCCACCCTCGCTCCCAAGGAGCCCGCCGAGGAGACGTCCGCTGCACCTGCTCCGCGGATTTCCTTCTCCCTCCCCGAGGGACAACACGCCATCGACACGGCCCCGACCATCGACTTCGGGCAGGTGCGGGTGGGTACTCTATCAGTGCAGGCCCTTGTGCTGGCCAACAAGGGCTCAACGCCCACCAGGATCGAGTCGATTCAGCTCTCCGGGGGAACCGCGTTCGCTCTGGACTTCATGCCGGCGCTTCCCTTCACTCTGCAACCGCAGTCGACCCTAACGCTCGAATTGCGCTTCCAGCCCAGCTCGCGGGGCCAGGTGGCGCAGACCCTGACGATCACGAGCAACGACCCCGCCAACCCCACCGTCGCCGTGTCACTCCAGGGGGCGGGCGTGGCGCCGCAGCTCGTCGTGGAACCGTCGCCCATCCTCGAATTCGGCGACGTGCGCGTGGGCAGCAGCAAGGAGTCCATCGTAACCCTCTCCAACAAGGGAACGGCACCCCTCCTGCTCACCTCCCTGTCCATCCAGGGCCCTCCCTTCGTGCTCCTGTCTCCACCGCCATCACCGTTCGTGCTCGCTCCCTTCCAGAGCATCTCATTGAAAGTGCGCTTCGTGCCCACGGCCGAGATGGCGTTCAGGGCGCAGCTCTTGGTCACGACCGATGATCCCGCCTACTCCACTATCCCCATCGCGGTGAGCGGCCGGGGGGTGAAGCCCGTCCTCGTCGCGTCTACCTTGAGCCTGGATTTTGGCACCGCGCTCGTGGGCACCTCGGTCGCCCAGACCGTGCGTTTGCAGAACGTCGGTTCGGGCGATGCCACCATCTCCTCCACTTTTCTCACGGGCTCGTCCGACTTCTCGCTCTCCTTGCCTCCCTCGGAGTTCGTCCTGGCTCCCGGCCAGATCATGGAGATCCTCGTGAAGTACCACCCCACCCAGGCAGGTCCGGTCACCGGCACCCTCTTCTTCAACACCGATGAAGGCGCCCCTCCGTTCATCATCGACCTCAAGGGCCAGGGAAGTGGCGGCACTGGCACGGACACCGCCCTGGTCTGGGCACCGTCCGCGCTCGACTTCGGTGCCCAGCGCAAGGGAACCACCAGCACCCGGCTGCTGACCGTGACCAACGAGGGCACCAGCCCCCGGATCCTTACCTCGGTGGCACTCGATGGAAACGCCTACCCTGTCTTCGCTTCGACGACGCTCCCCATGCTCCCCTTCTTCCTGGCACCGGGCTCCAGCGTGCAGTTCCAGGTCACCTTCAACCCGGTGGCCGCGGGTGCGTTCGCGAGCGCCTTGACCCTTACGACCACGGATCCGCTCAACCCCATCAGCACGGTCGCGCTGACGGGCACGGGCACGGGCACCTCGTTCAGCGCGGACTGA
- a CDS encoding TonB family protein yields the protein MTVAQGRWSGTLGVLGLVVGLAAMPVRAQLPTPTTPPGSLQEQLTAPRVREDAGMVSQELEVLREGDGGFLVGPGGSDGGTPRFEPPALVTDSPARYPEALAAQPVPGTVRLELLVDAEGEVSEVRLLEGTHPLLDEAALHAAAGLRFSPARVDGVAVPVRLNFEYHFEAPAPVEVSESGAPLPPVTLKGLVRTKGNRSPIVGASLVFDSLKDAPEETGPDGRFEARLGAGSHTVRITAPGHKPGYFRELVRSGESLEVVYGLEPLVVNPYETVVRGDRERTEVSRVTLHEAELREIPGTLGDPFRVVMLLPGVGSMLSGVSYPVVRGSQPAATGYFLDGIRVPILFHLFLGPAVIHPDFIDTIDFYPGNPPTPYGRLTGGAVEGKLTRPRDDRVHGSAYADFINAGLFIEYPFQSTGTNVSVAGRLSYTPWLIALAANALSPPGADSSKLVLDFYDYQARVEQTLGPGRLRLFAFGSSDTFGTEATTNAGSTALQSVLFHRVDLRYRHPVWGGELETGVTAGLDRFSLSSLDPVEGGNIIDVDQRNVTGRLGYERELGRGLSLRSGLDVESKRAYLSLTNRVSAGRGTFNDMRTDLPVALATFSGLWGEVTWHEENSPWTVVSGLRLDNYHLTGGVNAFVAEPRVTARRKMGEALTFKGGVGLFHQPPTTLISLPIVDIAALGQGLQRALQLSAGVEYTGLWGFDVSLDGYVNPLLRTVELTPFGEEDSSSPSFPDVPEPVDPSDPRGPPGPLRTGVVRRTLQEEPQPPQVPDLGGLGDFRSRGLSYGLELLIRRPLGGNWFGWLSYSLQRSTRLTRFTRFNAFDEPVGQTEGYLPYVFDQTHVANLVLSYKFGNNFTLGGVLHFNSGRPESGHLTSRTLVEGTDRSGQPRWVRVDLDRVDRLPPFFRFDLRLAKAWAYETFSLELYLDMLNVTINQEVLSYDYSYEYSPVGGLTGALTKSPVGLPIALPILGLKGRY from the coding sequence ATGACGGTTGCGCAGGGCCGGTGGAGTGGGACGCTTGGAGTCCTGGGGCTCGTGGTGGGGTTGGCCGCGATGCCGGTGCGAGCGCAGTTGCCCACCCCCACCACCCCTCCGGGCAGCCTCCAGGAGCAGCTGACCGCGCCGCGCGTCCGGGAGGACGCGGGCATGGTGTCCCAGGAACTGGAGGTGCTTCGCGAGGGGGATGGCGGCTTCCTGGTGGGGCCGGGGGGCTCGGACGGGGGCACGCCCCGCTTCGAGCCGCCCGCGCTGGTGACGGACTCGCCCGCGCGCTACCCCGAGGCGCTCGCGGCCCAGCCGGTGCCCGGCACGGTGCGGTTGGAGCTGCTCGTGGACGCCGAGGGCGAGGTGTCCGAGGTGCGGCTGCTGGAAGGCACCCACCCGCTGCTCGACGAGGCCGCGCTCCATGCCGCCGCGGGCCTGCGCTTCTCTCCGGCGAGGGTGGACGGGGTGGCGGTGCCGGTGCGCCTCAACTTCGAGTACCACTTCGAGGCGCCCGCCCCCGTCGAGGTGTCCGAATCCGGCGCGCCCCTGCCGCCCGTCACCCTGAAGGGCCTGGTGCGCACCAAGGGCAACCGGAGCCCCATCGTCGGCGCCAGCCTCGTGTTCGACTCGCTCAAGGACGCGCCGGAGGAGACGGGGCCGGATGGCCGCTTCGAGGCCCGGCTCGGCGCGGGCTCGCACACGGTGCGCATCACCGCGCCCGGACACAAACCCGGCTATTTCCGGGAGCTGGTGCGCTCCGGCGAGTCCCTGGAGGTGGTGTACGGCCTGGAGCCGCTGGTGGTGAACCCCTACGAGACGGTGGTCCGGGGAGACCGCGAGCGCACCGAGGTGTCGCGCGTCACGCTGCACGAGGCGGAGTTGCGGGAGATTCCCGGCACGCTGGGAGACCCCTTCCGCGTGGTGATGCTCCTGCCCGGCGTGGGCAGCATGCTGTCGGGCGTGTCGTACCCGGTGGTGCGAGGCAGCCAGCCGGCCGCCACGGGCTACTTCCTGGATGGCATCCGCGTCCCCATCCTCTTCCACCTCTTCCTGGGCCCGGCCGTCATCCACCCGGACTTCATCGACACCATCGACTTCTACCCGGGCAACCCGCCCACGCCGTACGGCCGGCTCACGGGCGGCGCGGTGGAGGGCAAGCTCACGCGCCCGCGCGATGACCGTGTCCATGGCAGCGCCTACGCGGACTTCATCAACGCGGGCCTCTTCATCGAGTACCCCTTCCAGTCGACTGGCACCAACGTCTCGGTGGCGGGCCGCCTGTCCTACACGCCCTGGCTCATCGCGCTCGCGGCCAATGCCCTGAGTCCCCCGGGCGCCGACAGCTCGAAGCTGGTGCTCGACTTCTACGACTACCAGGCGCGCGTGGAGCAGACGCTGGGGCCGGGGCGGCTGCGCCTCTTCGCCTTTGGCTCCTCGGACACCTTCGGCACCGAGGCGACGACGAACGCGGGCTCCACCGCCCTGCAGTCCGTGCTCTTCCACCGCGTGGACCTGCGCTACCGGCACCCGGTGTGGGGAGGCGAACTGGAGACGGGCGTCACCGCGGGTCTGGATCGCTTCTCCCTGTCCAGTCTGGACCCCGTCGAGGGGGGCAACATCATCGATGTCGATCAGCGCAACGTCACCGGCCGCCTGGGCTACGAGCGCGAGCTGGGCCGGGGCCTGTCGCTGAGAAGTGGCCTGGACGTGGAGAGCAAGCGCGCCTACCTGTCGCTCACCAACCGGGTCAGCGCGGGCCGGGGCACCTTCAACGACATGCGCACGGACCTGCCCGTGGCGCTCGCCACGTTCAGCGGGCTGTGGGGCGAGGTTACCTGGCACGAGGAGAACTCGCCGTGGACGGTGGTGTCCGGACTGCGCCTGGACAACTACCACCTGACGGGAGGCGTCAACGCCTTCGTGGCCGAGCCTCGGGTGACGGCGCGCCGCAAGATGGGCGAGGCGCTGACGTTCAAGGGGGGCGTGGGCCTCTTCCACCAGCCGCCCACCACGCTCATCAGCCTGCCCATCGTGGACATCGCGGCGCTGGGGCAGGGGCTGCAGCGGGCGCTCCAGCTCTCCGCGGGCGTGGAGTACACGGGCCTCTGGGGCTTCGACGTGAGCCTGGATGGCTACGTGAATCCGCTCCTGCGCACGGTGGAGCTGACGCCCTTCGGCGAGGAGGACTCCTCGTCACCGTCCTTCCCGGACGTGCCCGAGCCCGTGGACCCGAGCGATCCCCGGGGACCTCCGGGCCCCCTGCGCACGGGCGTCGTGCGCCGCACCCTCCAGGAGGAGCCGCAGCCGCCGCAGGTGCCCGACCTGGGCGGCCTGGGGGACTTCCGCAGCCGGGGCCTGTCCTACGGCCTGGAATTGCTCATCCGCCGGCCGTTGGGAGGCAACTGGTTCGGCTGGCTGTCGTACTCGTTGCAGCGCAGCACGCGCCTCACGCGCTTCACGCGCTTCAACGCCTTCGACGAGCCGGTGGGCCAGACCGAGGGCTATCTCCCCTACGTCTTCGACCAGACGCACGTGGCCAACCTGGTGCTCAGCTACAAGTTCGGCAACAACTTCACCCTGGGCGGCGTGCTGCACTTCAACAGTGGCCGGCCCGAGTCCGGGCACCTCACCAGCCGGACCCTGGTGGAGGGCACGGACCGCTCCGGTCAGCCGCGTTGGGTGCGCGTGGACCTGGACCGGGTGGATCGGCTCCCGCCCTTCTTCCGGTTCGATCTGCGCCTGGCCAAGGCGTGGGCCTACGAGACGTTCTCGCTCGAGCTCTACCTGGACATGCTCAACGTGACGATCAACCAGGAGGTCCTCAGCTACGACTACTCGTACGAGTACTCGCCAGTGGGGGGCCTCACGGGCGCCCTCACCAAGAGCCCCGTGGGGTTGCCCATCGCGCTGCCCATCCTGGGCCTCAAGGGCCGCTACTGA
- a CDS encoding helix-turn-helix domain-containing protein, producing the protein MGQPSTSKLAANVGELAREARVRAGLTQADVAERVGLATEVYGRLERGRMLPSVPSLRRLCIALRMPSDSLLGLNTGEVPTWAAEASPEEYDEVPELRRLMRTLRKLDGAQLKLIGLVASALQKR; encoded by the coding sequence ATGGGACAACCTTCGACCAGCAAGCTGGCAGCGAACGTGGGCGAGCTCGCGCGCGAGGCCCGGGTGCGTGCCGGGTTGACGCAAGCGGACGTGGCCGAGCGGGTCGGGTTGGCGACCGAGGTGTACGGCCGCCTGGAGCGGGGCCGGATGCTGCCCAGCGTGCCGTCCTTGCGGCGCTTGTGCATCGCGCTGCGGATGCCGTCGGATTCCTTGTTGGGCCTCAACACGGGTGAAGTGCCGACCTGGGCGGCCGAGGCCTCGCCGGAGGAGTACGACGAGGTGCCCGAGCTACGTCGGCTCATGCGGACGTTGCGCAAGCTGGATGGTGCCCAGCTCAAGCTCATTGGCCTGGTGGCCTCGGCGCTGCAGAAGCGCTAG
- a CDS encoding bpX6 domain-containing protein: protein MSPVRPRAQVHRGRVVVAALWFEPALLGEAEARRRVLTAWAPGVEVFSLAGGFLLRWAAPVRMDCAAAPGLVFTQEEGVLWSAPLSPTERERLSPPPGSVVRVRAGTAEVHPPGAFGRVDVSAWLETSGWSVVPVVGLGAPPPPVVAPALVAPPSRANFGVGAPAPEAEALRTRMEGRAPAAPPGLFARLLSWWRARRTAAPPVPPPARQASSSRGPELFSRLTHWLATATPLGAWLGRLKAQYVRRLFELFDEGKLEEALRYAIPLGKGALTEQARVSLGLPGPRESLSIQPRGGQGRAVFGGGQVIYDALRERYREAFRKMEREGRIEEAAFILAELLGEAEEAVSFLERHGRLKLAAELAEGRALAPGLVVRQWMLARDVARAVDVARRTGAFADAVSRLERTHSTDARALRLHWGEVLAQAGDYFLAADAVWPVEESRGLVRVWLEGAVEVGGTEGARALARLLLAFPERFDAMRPRVLELLDADGPREASARQRFASDLVGMKMGGAVRELLLRQALRALLRDRAAGHVSLAKRELERLVQESGDPVLVADLPTLPSQRPSAFAEPVNRVFGEDAGGPWPIHDAVPLAGGRVLVALGELGARLLAPDGRCVAHFDVPAFSLVRSWHGDRALALAPRGELQRVSRLDLVRRRAEPWCDLRADAFAREYDGGLWFVAERNTVMALDALASEPRALWRVREVGSEVVGIAADASLMSAVCVYPRPDGSSSYERWSYALPGGPTLRSRQGLDSTVLGGGSSNHLSLRADGEMTLNSSAGAGVQWVPSVLPMRAYRPALPEAGEPVLEIHLGSSWLGLLEAPPENPGHTLRVLDRGGRVYARLRFEGSHPGAAARLVDDALLFFDARGWLVRVDLPRTEVRRIVPR from the coding sequence ATGAGCCCCGTGCGTCCGCGCGCGCAGGTCCACCGGGGCCGGGTGGTCGTGGCCGCGCTCTGGTTCGAGCCGGCGTTGCTGGGCGAGGCCGAGGCCCGGCGGCGCGTGCTGACCGCGTGGGCTCCGGGCGTGGAGGTGTTCTCGCTCGCGGGGGGGTTCCTGCTGCGGTGGGCGGCGCCCGTGCGCATGGACTGCGCCGCGGCGCCGGGACTCGTCTTCACGCAAGAGGAGGGGGTCCTGTGGTCCGCGCCCCTGTCTCCCACCGAGCGCGAGCGCCTGTCGCCTCCGCCAGGAAGCGTCGTGCGGGTGCGCGCGGGGACGGCGGAGGTGCATCCTCCCGGGGCCTTCGGGCGGGTGGACGTGTCGGCCTGGCTCGAGACGTCCGGGTGGAGCGTGGTGCCCGTCGTGGGGCTGGGCGCGCCTCCTCCGCCGGTGGTGGCTCCCGCTCTCGTGGCGCCGCCCTCGCGCGCGAACTTCGGCGTGGGTGCTCCCGCTCCGGAGGCCGAGGCCCTGCGGACCCGGATGGAAGGCCGAGCACCCGCCGCGCCCCCGGGGTTGTTCGCGCGGCTCCTGTCCTGGTGGCGGGCCCGGCGCACCGCCGCGCCTCCCGTGCCCCCACCCGCGCGCCAGGCGTCGTCCTCTCGGGGACCGGAGCTGTTCTCCCGGCTCACGCACTGGCTCGCCACGGCCACGCCCCTGGGCGCGTGGCTCGGCCGCCTCAAGGCCCAGTACGTGCGGCGGCTCTTCGAGCTCTTCGATGAAGGCAAGCTGGAGGAGGCGTTGCGCTACGCCATTCCCCTGGGCAAGGGGGCCCTGACGGAGCAGGCCCGCGTGTCGCTCGGCTTGCCGGGGCCGCGCGAGTCGTTGTCCATCCAGCCGCGCGGGGGCCAGGGGCGGGCGGTGTTCGGTGGCGGCCAGGTCATCTATGACGCCCTGCGCGAGCGCTACCGCGAGGCCTTCCGGAAGATGGAGCGCGAGGGCCGCATCGAGGAGGCGGCGTTCATCCTCGCCGAGCTGCTGGGGGAGGCGGAGGAGGCCGTGTCCTTCCTGGAGCGGCATGGGCGGCTGAAACTCGCGGCGGAGCTGGCCGAGGGACGGGCGCTGGCGCCAGGGCTGGTGGTGCGCCAGTGGATGTTGGCGCGGGACGTGGCGCGCGCGGTGGACGTGGCCCGGCGCACGGGCGCTTTCGCGGACGCGGTGTCCCGGCTCGAGCGCACCCACTCCACCGATGCGCGGGCCCTGCGGCTGCACTGGGGCGAAGTGCTCGCGCAGGCGGGAGACTACTTCCTCGCGGCGGACGCGGTGTGGCCCGTGGAGGAGTCGCGGGGGCTCGTCCGGGTGTGGCTGGAGGGGGCCGTGGAGGTGGGTGGCACCGAGGGCGCCCGGGCGCTGGCCCGGTTGCTGCTCGCCTTTCCCGAGCGCTTCGACGCGATGCGTCCCCGGGTGCTCGAGCTGTTGGACGCGGACGGCCCCCGGGAGGCCTCGGCGCGCCAGCGCTTCGCCAGCGACCTGGTGGGCATGAAGATGGGCGGCGCGGTGCGGGAGCTGCTTTTGCGTCAGGCCTTGCGCGCGCTCCTGCGGGACCGGGCCGCGGGCCACGTGTCCCTGGCGAAACGGGAACTCGAACGCCTCGTCCAGGAGTCGGGCGACCCGGTACTCGTGGCGGACCTGCCCACCCTGCCTTCCCAGCGCCCTTCCGCTTTCGCCGAGCCCGTGAATCGGGTCTTCGGCGAGGACGCGGGCGGCCCCTGGCCCATTCATGACGCGGTGCCCCTGGCGGGCGGTCGCGTGCTGGTGGCGCTTGGCGAGCTGGGGGCGCGGCTGCTCGCTCCCGATGGCCGATGCGTGGCGCACTTCGACGTGCCGGCCTTCTCGCTCGTGCGCTCGTGGCATGGAGACCGGGCGCTGGCGCTCGCGCCCCGGGGAGAGCTCCAGCGGGTGTCTCGGCTGGACCTCGTCCGGCGCCGGGCCGAGCCCTGGTGCGACCTGCGGGCCGATGCCTTCGCTCGCGAGTACGACGGCGGCCTGTGGTTCGTGGCCGAGCGGAACACGGTGATGGCGCTGGACGCGCTCGCCTCCGAGCCCCGGGCCTTGTGGCGGGTGCGGGAGGTGGGCAGCGAGGTGGTGGGAATCGCGGCGGATGCCTCCTTGATGAGCGCCGTGTGCGTGTACCCGCGCCCCGACGGATCCTCTTCTTACGAGCGCTGGTCCTATGCGCTGCCAGGAGGCCCCACCCTCCGCTCCCGTCAGGGGCTGGACTCCACCGTGCTGGGTGGCGGGTCCTCCAACCACCTGTCGCTGAGGGCGGATGGGGAGATGACGTTGAACTCGAGCGCCGGGGCGGGGGTGCAGTGGGTGCCTTCGGTCTTGCCCATGCGTGCATACCGGCCCGCCCTGCCCGAGGCAGGGGAGCCCGTGTTGGAGATTCACCTCGGGAGTTCCTGGCTTGGGCTCCTGGAGGCACCACCGGAGAACCCCGGCCACACCCTGCGAGTGCTGGACAGGGGGGGCCGCGTGTACGCGCGGCTGCGCTTCGAGGGCTCCCACCCGGGTGCCGCCGCGCGTCTGGTGGATGACGCGCTGCTGTTCTTCGACGCGAGGGGCTGGCTCGTCCGGGTGGATCTCCCGCGGACGGAGGTGCGCCGGATCGTGCCGCGTTGA
- a CDS encoding AAA family ATPase has product MSFSFDESSSRVREALADASRGLVEREAMVELVTLCAVAGEHLLVIGPPGTAKSEAVRRTARALGGGYFEYLLGRFTEPSEIFGPVDLRKLREGLVETETAGMLPEAEVAFLDEVFLGSTAILNTLLGLLNERVFRRGHTRMRCPLRVCVGASNALPEEEALAAFADRFLARIFVEPVPDPRLEELLAGGAALALDGEARTAPLEALDVLTRVAREADLAPVRPHLAHALRVLRGAGIGLSDRRMVKAQRLVAAAAVLAGRRAPGVADLWPLVYAVPTQAGQALARDVLRELLAHSENAALPAAALEASAGPLARARGLVLSARAVLAARPEGSEAEAMAAWRLKLEGVVREMDAGFAPEALPEELRALREDVRGVLA; this is encoded by the coding sequence ATGTCTTTCTCGTTCGATGAGTCCTCCTCTCGTGTGCGCGAGGCCCTGGCCGATGCGAGCCGCGGTCTGGTGGAGCGCGAGGCCATGGTGGAGTTGGTGACGCTGTGCGCCGTGGCCGGTGAGCACCTGCTCGTCATCGGACCGCCGGGCACCGCCAAGAGCGAGGCCGTGCGCCGCACCGCGCGCGCGCTCGGGGGCGGCTACTTCGAATACCTCCTGGGCCGCTTCACCGAGCCCTCGGAAATCTTCGGCCCGGTGGACTTGCGCAAGTTGCGCGAGGGGCTGGTGGAGACGGAGACGGCTGGCATGTTGCCCGAGGCCGAGGTGGCCTTCCTCGACGAGGTGTTCCTCGGCTCCACCGCCATCCTCAATACGCTCCTGGGGCTGCTCAACGAGCGGGTGTTCCGCCGCGGCCACACGCGCATGCGCTGCCCCCTGCGCGTGTGCGTGGGCGCCTCCAACGCCTTGCCCGAGGAGGAAGCACTCGCCGCGTTCGCCGACCGCTTCCTCGCGCGCATCTTCGTGGAGCCCGTGCCCGACCCGAGGCTGGAGGAACTGTTGGCCGGTGGTGCCGCGCTCGCCTTGGACGGCGAGGCTCGCACCGCGCCGCTCGAGGCTCTCGATGTCCTGACGCGGGTGGCTCGGGAGGCGGACCTCGCGCCCGTGCGCCCCCACCTGGCCCATGCGCTGCGCGTGCTGCGCGGCGCGGGCATCGGCTTGAGCGATCGGCGCATGGTGAAGGCCCAGCGTCTGGTGGCCGCCGCCGCGGTGCTCGCCGGACGCCGCGCTCCCGGCGTGGCGGACCTCTGGCCGCTCGTCTACGCCGTGCCCACGCAGGCGGGACAGGCGCTCGCGCGGGATGTGTTGCGCGAACTGCTCGCGCACTCGGAGAACGCCGCGCTTCCGGCCGCCGCCCTCGAGGCCAGCGCGGGGCCTCTCGCCCGGGCGCGGGGGCTCGTCTTGTCCGCGCGCGCCGTGCTCGCCGCGCGGCCCGAGGGCTCGGAGGCCGAGGCCATGGCCGCGTGGCGGTTGAAGCTGGAGGGCGTGGTGCGCGAGATGGACGCGGGCTTCGCTCCCGAGGCCCTTCCCGAGGAGCTGCGCGCCTTGCGTGAGGACGTGCGCGGGGTGCTCGCGTGA
- a CDS encoding papain fold toxin domain-containing protein, which translates to MLGLLLLVAVAGTPARAGFPPSVAGLTQRSVLAGADSLQLKLWAYLARGDIAGALVMYEAQTGQAPPAWLLELQSAYVVANQVAGRCQQVARTIHTAFDKLGRAPEYIAFKTNQQHPYMVFDLGNGKQASVTRNGYHVAVKLGDLIYDAYTGPLGMRLSDYLSRLHAKQGVIWEQVKTP; encoded by the coding sequence ATGCTGGGATTGTTACTTCTGGTCGCGGTGGCGGGAACTCCCGCGCGGGCTGGATTCCCACCATCCGTGGCGGGGCTGACACAGAGGAGCGTGCTGGCCGGCGCGGACTCCCTTCAGCTCAAGTTGTGGGCGTATCTGGCCCGGGGTGACATCGCGGGCGCTCTCGTGATGTACGAGGCCCAGACGGGACAAGCCCCACCGGCATGGCTGCTGGAGTTGCAGTCGGCCTACGTTGTCGCCAATCAGGTCGCGGGCCGATGCCAACAGGTGGCTCGTACCATTCACACCGCGTTCGACAAGCTCGGACGAGCGCCTGAATACATCGCGTTCAAGACCAACCAGCAACATCCCTATATGGTTTTCGACCTTGGAAATGGGAAGCAGGCCTCTGTTACCCGAAACGGCTACCATGTGGCCGTCAAGCTCGGAGACTTGATTTACGATGCCTATACAGGGCCGCTTGGAATGAGATTGTCCGATTACTTGTCCCGGCTTCACGCCAAGCAGGGAGTCATCTGGGAACAGGTGAAGACGCCATGA